From the genome of Sander lucioperca isolate FBNREF2018 chromosome 1, SLUC_FBN_1.2, whole genome shotgun sequence, one region includes:
- the cplane1 gene encoding ciliogenesis and planar polarity effector 1 isoform X5: MELTLDVVLSSSIKRKKPWPRFCWLGKEKESVFLLDDKRISEINMVSGRTKKRTPKLHPLLNSVVTMASSNNGMWLCGLLVSGELFLWNRDKDLLKTAAAVPEVVQITTAVQGNARRLSLHVSGDGMRVLLVAITGQVFLWECIDVRDLTGVRDGLVKGHWAHIQPVEESILPSSKDKEASHHTIFTKTECMGDACLSAFVFTSGKKLIITCLKIQWEDCHVKVGSVGYSIQWATKTYHMSRLKPPCQPVKSRGALLPAFSPDGRLLAIVLNQRQPKATQVLFMSTQNFVSISSGLGGCGSKKMEIPSKYIRSYWVSSVSWSPGGLFLACVLKRGSLLMLARLGGLLTLTSCGCNVDFGPAHFLPLHPLVTYRAPMSAGKEAASLSSSSLSVRDVLRQRYSVTWHPRLMYLIVSDGYMATVMRVLDRPSPALFLTTLLKDTSMDLEKASRILDKSQIHVRAWLESLSCLNLDSSLVTRGPTDSVISAATDGSTLPLFLQDQGTLGGTKELLEKVQTFFEDDSDVDGPPAGSHVEDGGRLEFASMFDTLHALDTQTDTGLVTSPGYEKDFVETERKTPFLHCELGKIQTKLLTAWAFGMSLGNAVENRTRLLKHTLYCVVRFAALLHLIPCSEVHTEKKNASVPTCLLQLLKALLSFLPWDSSHSDGPCCLGLVVELSKRLIRLLLTPHPDSHQTGHCQLSSRSLSTVMLILELFSASLDHTYSLHQRTVWSSAEKESLSQSQQLWPSDAHYVPLLQDEKEEKSSFVHRARPVPQRPSSRLLGVWQWVYKVTQQYMEELKSFKGCDGWEEEQQQVSVIMSQIQTALQATGERLEEGPALLSYPGEHFFLCGSYPKSADTWRSQICEESNKSCDRSVFKETRLCLALLYSLFSQYRLREAQELGDHMARLILHRAGHQEDSMTCITDPLPCPWLPMDLHSDAACAVVQTLGRFMASYFTNQPLYILPPHHVAILPPLHLPHAASVGRLVPLCQVEVAKAVRQQQLSEVWTVDYAQDLLLLGGLLPETVWLAYHLGDWKTAASLSLAYTNYCTDHFDFTWLRRREFHLPTALKPESIFQVELECLLGNKSDSQERRHNDGDKSFTDPSEGEEWDLLQVSIQDILKASVMAGVNVMSSPLSSLLETAKDLCSCLPLLVPSGLYLPSPPLYCPQPSPNTQDPIGTIGQFTEVASRHKVSGVLQRLLLLLRSARCCHPAAQWYISHLRRARHILHKIRKKYCYLSAAEEEKAFPEGLMKFVTRNGFFRQGPNKDGHLDPDTIQTIICFRELCGLCWMLHVRDQLSISCRKYQAARQHCRDEQIPVGSEVRSTCVDALRWACRFLPFSCFLNAEEILQDILLSLVSELPPLSLVADTLVRAFPEEEESVRVPLREKYNSLLQRLRRCNVLEGEKQEINELMMIVIQDKFRQRRKHLGRLTRHLAPPELHLWEKMEEEEDRGSKHGMAVLRQLSLGTSLSASTLTDCGFPPVYGDGDTVDNTSEDISPEMHSRATTRGKKAKKVRGREHAKKTATKIESIIQEQSQPGNAKENEQPSLPVVGTWEFELEDDEYLNFLELFLSYVLEKDSADGRDSDSELPLLKCFSSQLRERELHSLTFDVLTTVHRRQRDVHHPARKHLGNDPPVFRAGCCYKPVKKDSTPDLQTSSIWSEAPVSRTSLSVNSLPGLRTGRPKGLFGLRQQRHLRQRMKGGLFGSETSPVQSAFPTGQPSESVIFGSSTSVEAVIELQQGLDPKLEARFPELGRLLEWMVRWADRRLLLGHHGKKKKERGGGDGGSEGVVIRVKASAPAVLTSLSLLEHRYTALLGTDRYSAHIRVPETQWTVAPVLQPEVDRKLERESSVDTGYPGSANTPITGLYHNLQQGELSIGSHTDEPEELTFHRTPLPNGQDQLTFDAQQRQSSSQQPSLDDLDVTPEKEGKSSDSEGFEVSNRCVSNRTISESICTPETSLKLADLEFSENAEDLSSSTSLHSRAKRLQDPPHPEPQAHPTVQPEAAAHAEPSGSPGMLLPNTPVDHPSLQPQSSTAGAPTADSTAPHQPLSNQTPQMRQRLGEDLFRLVQHINYMSLMEVLGASFSNLQLAQQSSSLAQSNMNTSHPDVPSSYATNFIPQPDASPVQTTISVPPQTQARVLDPRSNNPQFSQTPVCMFADQPATQSSGKTSPTGSQHHTIRNLPSNANGAGVNYQEMQPLSVQAVSPEIQFQESRRLIPPSQGLLATTGTSHAFHSAPVLLPSNDSIHSAPAPQVLGLKLLQLHRPPLSQQSAPHHPQGPQVLHTATSATIESQQHKVKNHDQSTSIPKRQLNCNPPHDPTPRNSQHKSQTLERSRGQGFSLLPTALPAHTSAPMPGIRLLHFQPVPHSNTTFPKLPLPPSSRPATVIAAPWGDAPMIKLLHIESGPKMMVPEAAPSAQMTRLMSMEELTTSVIGRQIAKEARLRLLRVDPPPESTRRATTFASSNSSKRQKRREEKVGRAKKAEVTFRPNESIIPTQEPTNEPINEEPAAPEELPPGQDVANFAQFGSFDSLLTGQRLLDRAVSTSAELHAFASTCKRPPECHDAFTNTDPACPPTLVDKAVSASVTLSSPKSQSSGNLQFCDKRFAQGTEETPQEPEKNLGLDGRQFISVLDLEDKDLHQDLPPCLSIHPSSPTSAQLHVLATSVIRSGGVDAADPQPLVAIPEDLHWRSHTDIPEESPSLSHIELTRDPERITPQDMDRYPPHSEICQAIKTQSVGPHSASSSTPPTVWFSSRLSELDAQLAALQNIADYLEMDFSNSRMLVNTIEKLTPVFAPDVKTTTALKKTVRLTVPHQAWLPRLDTSTEHAFEEEEENREEECALQNDSTSYSPNVGPSYLHTPPKMKDQLTEASGISPVWAEENLGQTGLSDTAEILDELVREGYISLTDLDLSNSQTAHLSSRLEEQQISWMSQKRVLPEDERRELRIWMRRKHRERLAVYHKHRESLREREHKPFTTSGTVKSANKNQAAIWRTRKDKEKLMLLEKYNQRTREAYSLASDFPTSRPTLRNSSHTEGSPVPLTTRSNSAPPSGSTHRSLKSGQAQPHLRPWTAEMQGQPSEDYYTRLGLHRPVTSLPRDRMSQVTRRGMLSHTKSHTKLHTASQSEEGHLGHQRKTGPNKGPLRGTAVGRGILREQTRMEEREEANLWEPTSKLNRLLGPEESNIVLAGMLDEQDDGARAGVSAMDWLDNLSESASSSLSKIDWAAIERMVAAEDA; the protein is encoded by the exons ATGGAGCTAACGTTGGACGTTGTTTTGTCATCCAGCATCAAACGGAAGAAACCATGGCCGCGATTCTGTTGGCTTGGGAAG GAGAAGGAGTCTGTGTTCCTGTTAGATGACAAACGGATCAGTGAGATCAACATGGTGTCTGGTCGCACCAAGAAGAGGACTCCTAAACTCCATCCTTTGCTCAACAGTGTGGTGACAATGGCTTCATCCAACAATG GTATGTGGCTTTGTGGACTTTTGGTCTCAGGAGAGCTGTTTCTGTGGAACAGGGATAAAGACTTGTTGAAGACTGCTGCAGCAGTCCCAGAAGTAGTTCAAATAACTACTGCTGTTCAAG GGAACGCCAGACGACTGTCACTCCATGTTTCAGGGGATGGGATGCGTGTGCTCCTGGTAGCCATTACAGGGCAAGTGTTCCTGTGGGAGTGTATAGATGTCAGGGATTTGACGGGGGTACGAGATGGCTTAGTCAAGGGACACTGGGCACATATACAGCCCGTTGAAGAATCCATTCTGCCTTCTTCAAAAGACAAAGAAGCATCCCATCACACCATCTTCACCAAGACAGAG TGTATGGGTGATGCCTGCTTATCAGCCTTTGTTTTCACATCTGGGAAGAAGTTAATCATCACTTGCCTGAAAATCCAATGGGAAGATTGCCATGTGAAAGTGGG TTCTGTGGGATACAGCATACAGTGGGCCACCAAGACATACCACATGTCTCGTCTCAAGCCGCCCTGCCAACCAGTGAAGTCCAGAGGGGCCTTGTTGCCAGCTTTCTCCCCAGATGGGCGCCTGTTAGCCATCGTGCTGAACCAGAGACAGCCTAAG GCTACACAGGTCCTCTTTATGAGCACACAGAATTTTGTCTCCATATCAAGTGGCCTCGGAGGATGTGGAAGTAAAAAAATGGAGATCCCCTCTAAATACATAAG GTCCTACTGGGTGAGCAGTGTGAGCTGGTCACCAGGCGGTCTTTTCCTGGCCTGTGTTCTGAAGAGAGGCTCCCTTCTTATGTTAGCTCGCCTTGGGGGGCTTCTCACTCTAACAAGCTGCGGTTGCAATGTTGACTTTGGGCCTGCACACTTCCTACCCCTGCACCCTCTTGTCACTTACCG GGCGCCAATGTCTGCAGGTAAAGAGGCGGCCTCTTTGTCCAGCTCCAGCTTGTCTGTGCGGGATGTCCTGAGGCAGCGGTATTCTGTGACCTGGCATCCACGGCTGATGTATCTCATTGTGTCTGATGGCTACATGGCCACAGTTATGAGGGTGCTGGATAGGCCTTCTCCTGCCCTGTTCCTGACAACACTTCTAAAGGACACAAGCATGGACCTTGAGAAAGCCAGTCGGATACTGGATAAATCACAG ATTCATGTGAGGGCATGGTTGGAATCCCTATCTTGCCTTAATCTTGACAGCAGCCTTGTTACACGTGGACCCACAGACTCTGTCATTTCAGCAGCCACAGATGGATCTACTTTGCCACTTTTCCTGCAGGATCAGGGGACACTGGGTGGTACCAAGGAGCTTCTTGAAAAAGTACAG ACTTTCTTTGAGGATGACTCTGATGTAGATGGGCCACCTGCTGGTTCTCATGTTGAGGATGGCGGCCGTCTGGAGTTTGCCTCGATGTTTGACACACTCCACGCCCTGGACACACAGACTGACACTGGACTTGTTACTAGTCCAGGGTATGAAAAGGACTTTGTTGAAACAGAGAGGAAGACTCCTTTTCTTCATTGTGAACTTGGAAAAATCCAGACTAAGCTGTTAACAGCTTGGGCTTTTGGCATGTCTCTAGGAAATGCTGTGGAAAACAGAACTCGTCTGCTGAAGCATACCCTCTACTGTGTGGTGCGATTTGCTGCTTTACTCCATTTGATCCCCTGCTCCGAGGTccacacagagaaaaagaatGCCTCGGTTCCTACATGCCTTCTGCAACTTCTCAAAGCCCTTTTGTCTTTTCTTCCCTGGGATAGCAGTCACTCAGATGGGCCTTGCTGCCTGGGGCTGGTGGTAGAGCTCAGTAAACGGCTGATACGTCTCCTGCTGACCCCTCACCCTGACTCCCACCAGACTGGTCACTGTCAGTTATCATCTCGTAGTCTATCCACAGTCATGCTTATCTTGGAGCTGTTCTCTGCTTCTCTTGATCACACCTACAGCCTGCATCAAAGAACTGTCTGGTCCTCTGCAGAAAAGGAATCTCTTTCCCAGTCACAACAGCTCTGGCCTTCCGATGCACATTATGTGCCTCTGTTACAGGATGAGAAGGAAGAGAAATCCAGTTTTGTACATCGGGCACGACCTGTTCCCCAGCGACCATCCAGCAG ATTGTTGGGAGTGTGGCAGTGGGTCTACAAGGTCACCCAGCAGTATATGGAGGAACTGAAAAGCTTTAAAGGCTGTGATGGCTGGGAGGAGGAACAGCAACAGGTGTCTGTCATCATGTCCCAGATCCAAACAGCTCTGCAGGCTACAGGAGAAAGGCTAGAGGAGGGGCCTGCACTGCTGAGTTACCCTG gtgaacatttttttctgtgtggCTCATACCCAAAAAGTGCTGATACATGGCGGTCACAGATTTGTGAGGAGAGTAACAAAA GCTGTGATCGTAGTGTCTTCAAGGAGACACGGCTTTGTCTGGCACTCCTATACAGTCTGTTTTCCCAGTACCGTCTGAGAGAAGCCCAGGAGTTGGGGGACCACATGGCCCGCCTGATTCTGCACAGGGCTGGACACCAGGAGGACAGCATGACCTGCATAACAG ACCCTCTTCCTTGCCCGTGGCTGCCAATGGACCTTCACAGTGACGCAGCTTGTGCTGTGGTTCAGACCCTGGGGAGATTCATGGCCTCTTATTTCACCAACCAACCCCTCTATATCCTGCCCCCCCACCATGTGGCCATCCTGCCTCCACTACATCTACCTCATG CCGCTAGTGTTGGGCGCTTGGTGCCACTGTGCCAGGTGGAGGTGGCTAAAGCAGTGCGACAACAGCAACTGTCAGAAGTATGGACAGTAGATTACGCCCAGGACCTGCTTCTGCTAGGGGGTCTGCTTCCTGAGACTGTGTGGTTGGCTTATCATCTTGGTGACTGGAAGacagcagcctctctgagcctGGCCTATACCAATTACTGCACTGACCACTTTGACTTCACTTG GCTCAGGAGGAGAGAGTTCCACCTCCCAACAGCTTTAAAACCAGAAAGCATTTTTCAGGTTGAGTTGGAGTGTCTTCTTGGCAATAAGTCTGACTCCCAAGAGCGCAGACATAACGATGGTGACAAGAGTTTTACAG ACCCTTCGGAAGGAGAAGAGTGGGACTTGTTACAGGTTTCTATACAGGACATTCTGAAGGCTTCAGTCATGGCTGGAGTAAATGTTATGTCTTCACCATTGTCTTCCTTGCTGGAAACAGCCAAAGACCTGTGTTCTTGCCTGCCTCTGTTGGTGCCCAGTGGACTGTATCTGCCTTCCCCACCTCTTTATTGCCCTCAGCCATCCCCCAACACACAG gacccAATAGGGACAATAGGGCAGTTTACAGAAGTTGCGTCACGCCACAAAGTGTCTGGAGTTCTCCAAAGATTACTGTTACTTCTGAGATCTGCACGTTGTTGCCATCCTGCTGCCCAGTGGTACATCAGCCATCTGCGCCGTGCCAGACACatactacacaag ATCAGGAAGAAGTACTGCTATCTATCAGCCGCTGAAGAAGAAAAGGCTTTCCCAGAGGGCCTGATGAAGTTCGTCACCCGTAATGGATTCTTCAGACAGGGGCCTAATAAAGACGGTCACCTGGACCCTGACACCATTCAAACTATTA TCTGTTTCAGGGAGCTGTGTGGTTTGTGCTGGATGCTTCATGTTAGGGACCAGCTCTCCATTTCCTGCAGGAAGTATCAGGCCGCCAGACAGCATTGTAGAGATGAACAG ATCCCTGTTGGTTCAGAAGTGAGATCTACCTGTGTTGATGCTCTCCGCTGGGCCTGTCGGTTCCTGcctttctcttgtttccttAATGCTGAGGAGATCCTCCAGGACATACTGCTCAGCCTTGTGTCTgaacttcctcctctctctctg GTGGCAGACACGCTGGTACGAGCCTTCCCAGAGGAGGAAGAGTCTGTCAGAGTCCCTCTGAGAGAGAAATACAACTCACTGCTGCAGAGACTGAGGCGATGCAATGTCCTTG AGGGGGAAAAACAGGAAATCAACGAGttgatgatgattgtgattcAAGACAAATTCAGGCAGAGGAGAAAACATCTTGGGCGTTTGACGAGGCACCTGGCCCCCCCTGAGCTCCATCTGTGGGAGaaaatggaggaagaggaggacaggGGAAGCAAACACGGGATGGCCGTGTTACGGCAACTCTCACTGGGCACAAGTTTGAGCGCCAGCACCTTAACTGACTGTGGCTTCCCCCCAGTTTACGGTGATGGAGACACAGTGGATAATACATCTGAAGATATCTCTCCTGAAATGCATAGCAGGGCAACAACAAG gggcaaaaaagcaaaaaaggtAAGAGGCAGAGAACATGCAAAGAAGACGGCTACTAAGATTGAAAGCATCATTCAGGAGCAGAGTCAGCCAGGGAATGCCAAGGAGAATGAGCAGCCCTCCCTACCAGTGGTTGGCACCTGGGAGTTTGAGCTGGAAGATGATGAGTATCTAAATTTCCTGGAGCTCTTCCTCAGCTACGTGTTAGAGAAGGATAGTGCTGATGGAAGGGACTCAGACAGTGAACTACCTTTGTTGAAGTGCTTCTCCTCCCAGCTGCGGGAGAGAGAGTTGCATTCTCTCACCTTTGATGTGCTCACAACGGTTCATCGCCGTCAAAGAGATGTGCACCATCCAGCGAGAAAACACTTGGGCAATGATCCTCCAGTGTTCAGAGCCGGCTGCTGCTACAAGCCAGTGAAAAAGGATTCAACACCCGATCTGCAAACCTCCTCCATCTGGAGTGAAGCTCCTGTATCCAGAACTAGTCTTTCTGTCAACTCTCTTCCTGGCCTGAGAACTGGCAGGCCAAAAGGTTTGTTTGGTCTCAGACAGCAGAGGCATTTAAGGCAAAGAATGAAGGGAGGGCTCTTTGGTTCTGAAACTAGCCCTGTTCAAAGTGCCTTTCCCACGGGCCAGCCTTCAGAGAGCGTGATATTTGGCTCCTCAACTTCTGTGGAGGCAGTGATTGAACTGCAGCAGGGTTTGGACCCTAAATTAGAGGCTCGGTTTCCAGAGCTGGGCAGGCTGCTGGAGTGGATGGTACGCTGGGCTGATAGGAGGTTGCTACTAGGACATCAtgggaaaaagaagaaagagaggggaggaggggatgGAGGAAGTGAAGGAGTAGTGATCCGTGTCAAAGCCTCAGCGCCTGCTGTCCTCACTTCTCTTAGCTTGCTTGAGCACAGGTACACTGCTCTACTTGGGACTGACCGCTACAGTGCCCACATCCGAGTTCCAGAAACCCAATGGACTGTAGCCCCTGTGCTGCAACCTGAGGTGGATAGgaagctggagagagagagcagtgttGATACAGGCTACCCGGGATCAGCCAACACTCCCATCACTGGTCTTTATCACAATCTACAGCAAGGAGAACTGTCAAT TGGTTCTCACACAGATGAACCAGAAGAACTGACATTCCACAGGACACCTCTCCCTAATGGCCAGGATCAACTGACCTTTGATGCTCAGCAGAGACAATCCAGTTCACAACAACCATCTCTCGATGACTTAGATGTTACACCTGAAAAAGAAG GCAAAAGCAGTGACAGTGAGGGCTTTGAAGTGTCCAATAGGTGTGTTTCCAATAGGACCATCTCTGAAAGCATCTGCACGCCTGAAACG AGTTTAAAGCTTGCAGACCTGGAATTCTCAGAAAATGCTGAAGACTTGTCTAGCTCCACCTCTCT CCACAGTCGAGCTAAAAGACTGCAAGATCCCCCACACCCAGAGCCCCAAGCTCATCCTACTGTCCAGCCTGAGGCAGCGGCCCATGCAGAGCCTTCTGGTTCACCTGGAATGCTGCTCCCCAACACACCTGTGGATCATCCAAGCCTCCAGCCACAAAGCTCCACAGCTGGTGCACCCACTGCAGATTCCACAGCCCCCCATCAGCCGCTATCCAATCAGACTCCGCAAATGCGACAGCGTCTGGGTGAAGACTTATTCAGATTGGTTCAG CATATCAACTACATGAGCCTGATGGAGGTTTTGGGAGCTTCATTTTCTAACCTGCAACTTGCCCAGCAGAGCTCTTCTTTGGCCCAGTCTAACATGAACACCTCACACCCTGATGTGCCATCATCTTATGCTACCAATTTCATCCCTCAACCAGATGCCTCACCCGTGCAAACCACCATTTCTGTGCCACCTCAGACACAAGCACGTGTACTAGATCCAAGATCCAACAACCCTCAGTTCAGTCAGACCCCTGTATGCATGTTTGCGGACCAGCCTGCCACCCAGAGCTCAGGGAAAACCTCTCCAACAGGCAGCCAGCATCACACCATCAGGAATCTACCCTCCAATGCTAATGGTGCAGGTGTAAATTATCAG GAAATGCAGCCACTCTCTGTCCAGGCAGTGTCACCAGAAATCCAGTTTCAGGAGAGCAGGAGGTTAATCCCACCCTCACAGGGGCTTCTGGCCACTACTGGCACCAGTCATGCTTTTCACAGTGCCCCGGTGTTACTGCCTTCTAATGATAGCATACATAGTGCTCCTGCTCCCCAGGTCTTGGGCTTGAAATTACTTCAGCTTCACCGTCCTCCATTATCCCAGCAGAGTGCCCCACACCATCCTCAAGGCCCCCAGGTACTTCACACTGCAACCTCTGCAACTATAGAATCGCAGCAGCACAAGGTTAAAAACCATGACCAATCCACCTCCATTCCAAAAAGACAACTCAATTGTAATCCTCCACATGATCCAACTCCCAGGAACTCTCAACACAAGAGTCAGACATTGGAAAGATCTAGGGGGCAAGGGTTCTCCCTACTTCCTACTGCTTTACCAGCTCATACATCTGCACCAATGCCGGGCATTCGTCTACTGCACTTTCAGCCTGTTCCACACAGTAACACCACGTTCCCCAAACTACCCTTACCACCTTCTTCCAGGCCCGCTACTGTTATTGCAGCTCCGTGGGGAGACGCACCTATGATCAAGCTTCTACATATAGAATCTGGACCAAAAATG ATGGTTCCCGAGGCAGCACCTTCAGCACAAATGACCCGTCTCATGTCCATGGAGGAGTTAACAACTTCAGTGATCGGGAGGCAGATTGCTAAAGAGGCTCGACTGCGGTTGCTCAGAGTAGACCCACCTCCTGAAAGCACTAGAAGAGCTACCACTTTTGCGAGCTCTAACTCCAGCAAGAG gcagaagaggagagaggagaaggtgGGGAGGGCAAAAAAAGCAGAGGTCACATTCAGACCAAATGAGTCTATCATCCCTACACAAGAG CCAACAAATGAGCCTATAAATGAAGAGCCTGCAGCTCCTGAAGAGCTCCCCCCTGGACAAGATGTTGCCAATTTTGCTCAGTTTG GGTCCTTTGACTCTTTGCTGACTGGTCAGAGATTATTGGACAGGGCCGTGTCCACTTCAGCTGAGCTCCATGCCTTTGCTTCCACATGTAAAAGACCCCCAGAGTGCCATGATGCTTTCACCAACACAGACCCAG CTTGTCCTCCCACACTTGTGGATAAAGCTGTTTCTGCCTCTGTGACTTTGAGTAGCCCTAAAT CCCAAAGTTCAGGGAATCTGCAGTTTTGCGACAAGCGCTTTGCTCAAGGAACAGAGGAGACCCCACAGGAGCCAGAGAAGAATTTG GGTCTGGATGGCCGCCAGTTCATAAGTGTCTTGGATCTAGAAGACAAAGACCTGCATCAGGACTTGCCACCCTGTCTTTCCATCCACCCTTCTTCACCTACTTCTGCTCAGCTTCATGTACTTGCGACTTCTGTTATTAGGAGTGGTGGTGTCGATGCTGCGGATCCACAACCCTTAGTCGCAATTCCAGAGGATCTCCACTGGAGATCTCACACAG ATATCCCTGAGGAGTCGCCATCACTCAGCCACATTGAGCTCACTAGGGATCCAGAGAGAATCACTCCACAAGACATGGACAGATATCCACCTCACTCTGAAATCTGTCAAGCCATAAAGACCCAGAGCGTTGGACCTCACAGTGCCTCATCCTCCACACCTCCTACAGTGTGGTTCTCCTCCCGCCTGTCAGAGCTGGATGCTCAGTTGGCTGCTCTACAGAACATTGCAGACTATCTGGAGATGGACTTTTCCAACTCCAGGATG CTGGTGAACACTATTGAAAAGCTCACCCCAGTTTTTGCTCCTGATGTAAAGACTAccacagcattaaaaaaaactgtcagaCTGACCGTCCCACACCAAG CATGGCTACCACGACTGGACACTTCAACTGAACATGCCtttgaagaggaagaagagaatcGGGAAGAAGAATGTGCCCTTCAAAATGACTCCACTTCTTACAGTCCCAATGTTGGTCCTTCCTACCTTCACACACCTCCAA AAATGAAAGATCAGCTGACTGAAGCATCTGGAATATCTCCTGT ATGGGCAGAGGAGAATCTGGGTCAGACTGGGTTATCCGATACAGCAGAAATCTTAGACGAGTTGGTGAGGGAAGGGTATATATCCCTGACTGACCTGGATCTCTCCAATTCACAGACTGCACACCTTAGCAG CAGGCTGGAAGAGCAACAAATTAGCTGGATGTCGCAGAAACGTGTTCTTCCagaggatgagaggagagagCTGAGGATCTGGATGAGAAGGAAACACAGGGAAAGACTGGCTGTTtatcacaaacacagagagagcctGAGGGAGAGGGAGCACAAACCTTTTACTACCTCTGGAACAGTG AAATCAGCAAACAAGAATCAAGCAGCCATTTGGAGAACCAGAAAGGATAAAGAAAA GTTAATGCTACTGGAGAAATACAACCAGAGGACCCGGGAAGCCTATTCTTTGGCCAGTGACTTTCCCACCAGTCGCCCAACACTACGCAATTCTTCACACACTGAAGGTTCACCAGTGCCCTTAACTACACGATCCAACTCTGCTCCACCCTCTGGTAGCACTCACAG AAGTCTTAAGTCAGGACAAGCTCAACCCCACCTTCGTCCATGGACTGCTGAAATGCAAGGACAGCCTTCAGAGGATTACTACACGAGACTGGGACTACATAGACCAG TTACTTCTCTGCCAAGGGACCGTATGTCTCAGGTGACCAGACGTGGcatgctctcacacacaaagaGCCACACTAAACTGCACACAGCCAGCCAGAGTGAGGAAGGGCACCTCGGACACCAGAGAAAGACAGGGCCAAACAAAGGTCCTTTAAGAGGGACTGCTGTAGGGAGAGGGATCCTGAGGGAGCAGACGaggatggaagagagagaagaggcaAACCTTTGGGAGCCCACTTCAAAATTGAATAGGCTGCTGGGACCAGAGGAGTCTAACATA GTTTTGGCTGGAATGTTGGATGAGCAGGATGATGGTGCCAGAGCTGGTGTGTCAGCAATGGACTGGCTGGACAACCTTTCTGAGAGCGCCAGCAGCAGCCTCAGCAAAATAGACTGGGCAGCTATCGAGAGGATGGTGGCTGCAGAGGACGCTTGA